In Kitasatospora sp. NBC_00240, the following are encoded in one genomic region:
- a CDS encoding DUF3040 domain-containing protein, which translates to MPLSEHEQRLLEQMERALYAEDPKFASALEGTGLRAYTRRRVYQAAAGFVVGIALLMGGMVAQLIWVSVVGFLVMLGCAVLAVTGWRRGPGGHGAGPKPAPASRRKAGVMDRMEQRWQRRRDEQSGL; encoded by the coding sequence GTGCCGCTCTCGGAGCACGAGCAGCGTCTGCTCGAGCAGATGGAGCGAGCGCTGTACGCCGAAGATCCCAAATTCGCGTCAGCGCTTGAGGGAACCGGGCTGCGCGCCTACACCCGTCGGCGGGTCTACCAGGCCGCCGCGGGGTTCGTGGTGGGCATCGCCCTGCTGATGGGGGGCATGGTCGCCCAACTGATCTGGGTGAGCGTCGTCGGGTTCCTGGTCATGCTGGGTTGCGCGGTCCTCGCCGTCACAGGCTGGAGGCGCGGCCCCGGCGGGCACGGGGCGGGGCCGAAGCCGGCCCCGGCGTCGCGCCGCAAGGCCGGGGTGATGGACCGGATGGAGCAGCGTTGGCAGCGCCGC